The Bradyrhizobium guangxiense genomic sequence CCATCTCCGACCTCGACAAGGACGACGGCGTCCCGGTCAACGTCGTCTCCAAGCTCCTGCACGTGGATCCGTCCTTCGTCACCACCCAGTCCAAGCTGCTCGAAAAGAAGGGCCTGCTGCGCCGGCGTCCCTCCCCGACCGACGCCCGCGTGGTGCGGTTGTCGCTGGTCGAGAAGACGCAGAAGCACATCGCAAGCCTCAACGAGCAGTACAAGACGATCCGCGAGTTCGTCTTCCAGGAGTTCGACGAGGACGAGCTGACGGAATTTACCGCCAAGCTCGCGACATTGAAGAACCGCCTCGAGAAGGCCTGTGTCCGGATCTCGCTGGATTTCTAAAGCATGATCCGGAAAAGTGCGCAGCGGTTTTCCAAAGAGATCATGCTTAAACAACAACCTAAAGCGCGATGACGATTCACCGCAATCGCATCGCGCTTTAGGCCCTAAGACGACGCTCAGATCCGCAGATTGCCAGCGCCGAGCCGCGATTCGAGCCAGTCGAAGATGTATTCGTTGGCAAGGCTCGGATTGTCCGCATGGGCCTGTGCCGCGCCGGTCTCGGCGGCCGTGAACACCTTCAACTCGATTTCCGAGCTGACGAGCCGGGAGCTCTGGACGATCTGACGCGCGCGGTCGGCCTTGAGCCAGCCGTCCTCGCCGAGTGTGATCAGCACCGGGCATTCGGCGCTGGAGGCCATCAGCGGCGCATGCGGCACCGGCACGATGCTAACGTCGCTCAGCGCGAATCGGCTGGCAAAGAAGGCCCGCTCGTGCAGGTCCCACAGGCCGCCGTCGCAGACGGCGGCGGCAAGCCGCGGCTCCTGCAACACCGCGCGTGCCACGAAGGAAGAGCCCCAACCATCGGCGATGATCCCGACCCGCGCGAAATCGACGTCGCTGCGCGTCTCCAGATAGTCCATGACGCTGGGAATCGCGCTCTCGAGATCGCTCCGCCGCAACAGCGCGTCGATATAATCGTCGCGCTGGTCGCCGAACAGGTCCAGCGCCAGCATCGAGAATCCACGTTCGCGCGCATGCGGCACGAGCTTGAACAGAAACTCCTCCTTGCGGTGGCCGGGTTCGCCGATGCAGATCACGGTCGGCGCCCGTCCGCTCGCCGCGGGGAGGAAGTAACCCTGCAGCGCATGTCCCTCGAGCCAGGGAATCCTTACGACTTCGCCGGCCGGGCTGCGCGCCGAAAGATAGCGGCGCGCGCATTCCTGCATCGCGAGCACCGCGACCCAGCGGCGCTCGTCGTCCTGCTCGAGCGGCATCGCCGCCGCGCCATAGTAGTTCATGGCGCGAAGCCAATTGCGCTGTGCGCTCGCCATGTGGCCTTCCGCGAAGGCGGCCTCGGCGCGCTGCCGATTGGCTTGCGCCAGCCGCTTCCACTCGCGATGCCATGAGCGGTCGTCACCCCGCTTCAGCTGCCGCGCGATCATCAGGCATTCAGCGATGGTGGCGCCGCCCTCCTGGGCCGCGGTGAGCAGCCGCGTGAATTCAGCAGAAATGTCCTCTCGCTCCGGGCAAAGGATCCAGTCGTCAGAGAGGCATGCAGGCATCATCGGGAGCTACGCTCTATCGTCGCGTTATCGCTGATTGAGTAAACTATTTCAGTTGCTCAACCAAGGCGTCGCGCGTGGCATTACAGACCTTTGAGATCAACATCGCTTGAACGAATGGTCACGCCGCATGCGTGACATTCCAATTCGGCATGAGGGCCCGGACATTGGCAAGAGGTGGCACGCAATATCAGCCGTGCACCTCTTGTCATGATGATTATCATACTTAGATACGCGCGCTCGCCGGCCATCTCGGCCCAGCGATCTCAACCGAGCCGCCAGCCGACCTCCTGTGCGAAACTTTCGTAGAAGGCTCGGTCATAGGCCTGCTCCGGCGTGGTGCGCACGCGCTCGTCGAGACGCTTGGCGTCCTCGCCGACGAGAATGCGCCATCGCTCCGCCTTCACCCCGTCGAGGATGATCTTGGCGGCCTGCGCCGCGGTCGTCGGCGCATCCTCCAGGAAGCTGCGGGCGCGTTCGGCGAACGCCGCCTGGATGTCCTCGTCCGACATCTTGTCGGCGTCCGGCACGCCGGCCGCGACCATGCGCTTGCGCGTCAGCGCGACCTCGTCGGCGTTGAGTCGCTCCGATCCATCGGCGCTCTGCACCTTGCGCGAGTTGGAGACGATCGAGGTGCCGATGTGGCCGGGCATCACCACCGAGCATTTGACGTGCGGCGCGTGCAGGCGGAGATCGTTGATCAGCGCTTCGGTAAATCCCTTCACCGCGAACTTCGCCGAGCTGTAGGCGGTGTGCGCCTGGTTCATGCCGATCGAGGCCCAGAAGCCGTTGACGCTCGCGGTGTTGACGATGTGGGCCTCGTCCGCCGCCACCAGCATCGGCAGGAAGGTACGCACGCCGAGATAGACGCCGCCCCAGCAGATGTTGAAGGTGCGCTCCCACTGCTCGCGCGTGTTGGTGAACAGGCTGCCGCCGCCGCCGATGCCGGCATTGTTGAACAACAGATGGATCTTGTCGGTCTTCTGCTGCTCGGCGAGCTCGTCACGGAAGCGCTTCAGATGATCCTCGATCGCGACGTCGGCGACATGGGTCGTGACGCGCAGCCCTTGCGGCAACTTCTCGGTCTCGCACAGCCGCCTGGTCTCGGCCATGGCGGCTTCCGAGACGTCGCACATCGCGACGTTGCAGCCTTCGGCCACGAGCTGCCGCGCGAGCTCGCGCCCCATTCCCGTGCCGCCGCCGGTGATGACTGCGATCTTTCCTGCGAAATCCTTCATGGGACTTTCGGCCCCTCCCTTGTCGGTATGTTTCTTCGTCGCCGCGCCGCTCTCGGGCGCGCGCGAAATGTAGCAGCGCCGCATCCGCAAATGAAAGCGGATCGGCGATGTCATCTTCGGCAGCGATTATTTCGGCGCGCGGACTATCGGCTTCTCATGCGGTCCGTGTACTTCAGAAAGCCTCGCCCGCGGCACATCCTTCGAGACGCCCGCCGCTGGCGGGCCCTCAGGATGAGGACGGAGTCTGCGGCCGCCGTTTTCGCGAGCACCGATGCCCAATAGCCTCATCCTGAGGGACCGCTGAAAGCGGTCGTCTCGAAGGACGAGGCGCTTGCTCCGTCGCCGCCGGGAAGCACGTGCACTAGCCCGCCTATGCAAGCGAGCGCTCGCGACGCTGCCGCCACAGCCGGGCATAACCGGTCCGGTTCCCGTATTTGTCCGGCTTCGGTTTATGGGCAAATTTTTTACAATCCGAATCGCCAAATGGACCCCGGACGCTGGGTCGAGTCGGCCAGGCCAGCGTGTTGTTTGCGTGTCACAGGCTCTGGCACTCCGCTTGCATCCTCTTCGTGGTCTGCAACTACCGATGAGGTGACAGGAATGTTCGTGACCGTCGTAGCCGTGCTCTGCCGGCTTAGCGCAGCTAGCTCAGGCAGTTGCGTCGAGGAAATCGTGACCGACAGCAACATGACGCCCGAGATTTCGATGATGCAGTGCGCGGTCGGCGCACAGGCCCCGCTGGCGAAATGGATGGGCGAGCATCCGATCTATCACGCCAATTGGCGCCTGGATCGGTTCAAATGCGTGCCCGGTCACTACGAGATCAAGGGCCACGCCTGAAGGCCCGCAAAACTACTGGTACATCGACCACGGATAGAAGACGACGAGGAAACGCCCCGGAGGCCGCCTCCGACGGGCCGCACAGCGCCAGTCCGATCAGACGGCCGTCTTGTGACGACGGTCACATTCCCTAACCCACTGCCCGCAAAATGATCGCCCGCGCGCGCCGCCCCTCCGGCGTCGGCATCAGCGCGTAATTGTGTGGCTGGTCACGCATCAGATGCAGCTCCACCGGCACGCCCACCGCTCTCGCCCGCTCCGCGAGATCGACGCTGTCGGGGTAGAGCAGATCGCGCGTGCCCGAAAAGATCGTCATCGGCGCGAGGAAACGGAAGGCGCCATTGAGCGGGCTGACGAAGGGATGGCCAATGTCGAGCGCGCCGGCATAAAGCCGCCCGGCCTCGACGATACCAGGAATGTCCTGGATCGGATCGCGCTTTGCGATCTCGATCTGCTCCGGACGGCCGACCGATGCATCGGCCGCCGGCGAGATCAGCACCAGCCGGTTCGGCTGCCGGTGGCCGCGGTCGCGCAGCCATTGGCACGCGGCGAGCGCAAGCCCCGCGCCGGCCGAATTGCCGACCACCGTGACCTTTGCCGGCTCGGCATCCTCCAGCAACATGCGCAGCAGCTCGCCCGTCGCCGGCACGACGTCCTTGGCCGTCGCCCGCGGCGCCAGCGGATAGATCGGCACAACGCAGCACACGCGCGCCTTGCGGGTCATCTGGCCAATGAAGCGCCAATGCGCCGGCACGATCTCGTTGATGTAACCGCCGCCATGCAGGAACATGACGTAGTTGCAGCCTTCATGACCCGACGACGGCGCGGTGTAGTACACCGGCCATCCGCCCATCTTGGTCAGCGTCGCCTCGACATCGCGGCCGAGCCCCTTAGGCTCGAACGAGGCCGGCTGCAAGGCGAGCTTCTGCACATGCGCCTGCACGGCTTCTGCTGATGCAAGCTGCTGCTTGTAGGGAAGAAGGCGCAGCAGCAGGTTGAAGGCACGGCTTTGCAGGCTTGGTGCGGGATCGCGTGGCGCCCGCGCGCCGAATACGCAGCCGCCTGGACAGAATTGAAAGGCCGACACAAGTCTTGCAACGCTCATCGCCACATCCCCATCCGGCTGTTTCGACCCCGGCGACGAAGAGGGTTGCCGACCCGCCGCCACTTGCCGCTATAATGTGAGCATTCACTCGCTTTTCCTACTCGCATTCAGATCACAAGACCGTGGCCCGCAAACCGCCCACAACACCCCGGAAAAATGCCTCGCAGGAGCGATCCCGCGCGACGGTGGACGCGCTGGTCGAGGCAACTGCTCGCATTCTGGTCAAGGAAGGCTTTGAGAAGGCGAGCACAAACCGCATCGCGGAGGTCGCCGGCGTCAGCGTCGGCTCGCTCTATCAATATTTTCCGAGCAAGGAGGCGCTCGTCGCCGCCGTGATCGATCGTCACAACGAGGAGATCATGGCCATCGTCCGCACGACGCTGAGAGAAGTCGCCGACCTCCCAATCGAGAAAGCCGTGCGCAAACTCGTCACCGTCGCGATCGATGCTCACCGTATCAGCCCGAAACTCCATCGGGTGCTCGCCGAGCAGATCCCGCGCACCGGCCAGCTCAAGGACGTCGAAGCCTTCAACCGCGAGGTCCAGACCCTGGTGCGCACCTATCTCGAAAGCCGCCGCAAGGAGATGCGCAAGATCGACCTCGATGTCGCGACCTTCATCTGCGTCAGCGCGATCGAGTCGGTCGCGCACAACACCGTGCTGCACGGCGCCGAGATGCTGTCGGAGAAGATGGTGAAGGTGCTGGTGGAGGAGACGACAAGGATGGTGGTGGGGTATTTGAGGTAGTGATGCTTGACTACCTAGATGCCTGACTACCTAAATTGGTAACAGTGCACTTATTTGGACGAGGCAGCGTCCAGCACTGTCACCGCAATTTAGAATCTCTCTCCCTTCGGGTTAAGCATCAAGGGCTGTTGCTCTCGGCCTATCTCTGGAGGGAGAAAGTTTCCCTTGGAAGGGGTGAGGAGTTGGTCATTCTTGGATTAATGCCTTAGGAACCACACAATGAAGCCAACCACCAGAAGGAGAGCAATTCCCGGGGCGTAGAACTCGATCGACTGCTTGCGACGAATTTCCCGAAGATCATCGGCCATCTGCCTAGCAACGGGAGGATCTTCAGGCCGATATGCTCCGGCCGTGAGTTCCGGCAACGCACCTTTGGCCGCAGCCTCCAATTCTAAAATCCGCTGCCACTTCGGCTTCTTCAGAGGTGGCGGCTCGTTCTTAGAAGGTGACGTTTCGATCGTTTGAGTATCCTCCGGCCAGATACCGCCTATCTTTCCCAACGCAGCTTTCACTGCATCCTCAGCAATCGCCGTCATTGCCGGACTTTGCTGTATATCAACCAGTGTGGCCACAAGCCGACCGTAGCGTTCCTTGTCGAGATAAATATCAGCCATCAGAATCCCAGTCGCATTCGTGCGAACGAAGTGCCACGGTTCAAAGTCATTCCGCAACTCAGTCAAAGGGCTACGGTGACGGTGCACTCATTTGGATCTAGGCAAAGCCCCGCAACACTATAGGAGGGTGCGCAAGGATCGACTGAATGCCCGCAGTAGCTGGAGTGATGTCTGGCGTGTCGGCGCTATTTGCTGGCCAGGAGAGCCCATCCCACACCCGGCATAATGACACCATACCCCTTACCGACGCGTCAAAATTGATTCGGAAAAACGACATTCCATCAATGGCATCGCTACTGTGCATGGGGTTGTTTTCGGCATTTTGATTTTACCGCCGCCGAAGCAGTCCCCCGCTGCTGACCATCGCGCACGCCTCCCAAGCCGGCGCGAGCCCTACCGCCCCGGTCAATCCGCCCAACAAATGGTTTGGAAAAAATGGTCGGAGCGAGAGGATTTGAACCTCCGACCCCTAGTCTCCCAGACTAGTGCGCTAACCGGGCTGCGCCACGCTCCGAACGTCGTTCCATTAGCTAGGATCGCCGCTTTGCGCAAGGCGAGGTCACACCATTTTGGTATGTCCGCGCCCAAAGGCCCCCGGAACTGCGCGCAAAGCTGCCGAAATCGGCCCTAGCCGTCCTTCAGCGCCTGATCCAGCATTTCCCGGCAGGCGACGAGGTCGGCGAGGGCCCGGCCCAGGCGTTCCCGGTCGATGGCGCTGGGGCCGGCCGGCGCGGCGGCGGCGCCGCCCTTGCGGAAGGTGGTGAGGATGTCCTCGTCGTCGATCTCGGTGAAGCGGAAGTCGATGCCTTCTTCCTCGTCACCCTGATAGTCGTCATCGTCGGCATCAGTGACGCCCTTGATCGGCGCCTCCTCGTCCCCGGGCTCCATCAGGCTCGCGCCGATGGCGTCCTCGATGGCGCCGAAGGAGACCGCGGCCGCGCTGTCGGCGAGGCCTTGCACCGATTTGACGCCGTGCTCTTTCAGGATCCGCTGCACCCCGCGGATCGTATATCCCTCCCCGTAGAGCAGCCGGCGGATGCCCTTGAGCAGGTCGACGTCGTCGGGGCGGTAATAGCGGCGGCCGCCGCTGCGCTTCATCGGCTTGATCTGGGAGAAGCGGGTCTCCCAGAACCGCAGCACGTGCTGCGGGATGTCGAGCTCCTGCGCTACTTCGCTGATGGTTCGGAACGCATCCGGCGCCTTGTCCAAATGCCAAATCCTTTGCGAGAGGCGTTACGCCTCTTGTTGCGCCTTGCTGGCGTCGCCGTTGGTGCGGTGCTGGGCGTTGATCCGCTGCTTCAGGATCGCCGAGGGCTTGAACACCATGACGCGGCGCGGCGAGATCGGCACCTCGGTGCCGGTCTTCGGGTTGCGGCCGATGCGCTGGCCCTTCTTGCGGACCATGAAGGAGCCGAACGAGGACAATTTCACCGTCTCGCCCTTCTCCAGGCAGTCGGTGATCTCCTTCAGCACGAGTTCCACGAAGGCGGACGATTCCGTGCGCGACAGGCCCACCTTCTGGTAGACGGCTTCGCACAGATCGACACGCGTTACGGTTTTACTTTGATCGGTCATCGCCCTGCCCCACATCACGGCGAACAATTGTTGTCTGAAATTATGAGGTTACGATACGGCGGTCAACAGCGCTCATCAATGCAGACGCATCGATAATCGCGGCTAAATCCGGCAAAAGTTTATCGACTGTGGCTCTACCAGCGCACCAGCGCGGAGCCCCAGGTGAAGCCGCCGCCCATGGCCTCCAGCAGAACCATGTCGCCCTTCTTGATGCGGCCGTCCTTGCGGGCCACCGATAGCGCCAGCGGGATCGAGGCGGCCGAGGTGTTGCCGTGACGGTCCACCGTCAGCACCACCTTCTCCGGCGCGATATGGAGCTTGTGGGCGGAGGCGTCGATGATTCGCTTGTTGGCCTGGTGCGGCACGAACCAGTCGATGCTGTCGGCATTGAGCCCGGTCGCCTGGAAGGCATCGACGATGACGTCGGTGATCATGCCGACCGCGTGCTTGAAGACCTCGCGACCCTCCATGCGCAGATGGCCGACGGTCTGGGTCGAGGACGGGCCACCGTCGACGAACAGCTTTGCCTTGTGACGGCCGTCGGAGCGCAGATGCGTGGTGACGACGCCGCGGTCGGTCGCGGCATTGCCCGGTTGCTCCTGCGCCTCCAGCACCACCGCGCCGGCACCGTCGCCGAACAGCACGCAGGTGCCGCGGTCGTTCCAGTCGAGGATGCGCGAGAAGGTCTCGGCGCCGATCACCAGCGCGCGCTTGAAGGCGCCGGTACGCAGGAAATTGTCGGCGGTGGCGAGCGCGAACACGAAGCCCGAGCACACCGCCTGCAAGTCGAACGCCGCGCCATGGTTGATGCCGAGCCCGTTCTGCACGGCGACGGCGGTTGCGGGGAAGGTGTTGTCGGGCGTCGAGGTCGCCAGCACGATCAGGTCGATCGACTGCGCATTCACCCCGGCGTCGTTAAGCGCGGCCTGCGCCGCCTTGAGCGCCAGATGCGAGGTGAACTCGCCCTCGGCCGCGATGTGCCGCTCGCGAATGCCGGTTCGCTGCACGATCCACTCGTCGGAGGTGTCGATACGCGCCGCCAATTGGGCGTTGGTCACCACCTGCTCCGGCAGATAGGAGCCGCAGCCCAGCACGACCGAACGAATTTGAGTCACGAAACAGCCTCCTGCGCGGCCTGCACGGAATTGAGTGCACCACCCTCGCGGTTGAGCATCTGATTGATCTTGTTCAGGAGATCGTAGTGAGCCATTTCATAGCCAACATCGATCGCATAGGCAAAGCCTTCGGCGCTGGTTCCGCCATGGCTCTTGACCACGATCCCGTTTAGCCCAAGCAGCACGCCGCCGTTGGACTTATTGGGATCCATCTTGTCGCGCAGCGCCTGGAAGGCGCGGCGGGCAAGGAGATAGCCGAGCTTGGTCAGCCAGCTCCGCTGCATCTCGTTCCGAAGTAATTCCGCCATCTGTCGCGCGGTTCCTTCGGCGGCCTTCAACGCGATGTTGCCGCTGAAGCCCTCGGTCACGATGACGTCGGCCAGCCCCTTGCCGATGCCGTCACCCTCGACGAAGCCGATATAGTCGAGCTCGGGCAGGTTCCTGGCGCGCAGGATCTCGCTGGCCTCGCGGATTTCCTCGTGGCCCTTGACCTCCTCGGTCCCGATGTTGAGCAGACCGACGGTGGGCCGCTTCTTGTTGAACAGCACGCTCGCCTTCGCCGCGCCCATCACGGCCATCGACACCAGATGGTGGGCATCGCCGCCGAGCGTGGCACCTAAGTCGAGCACAACGGACGCGCCGCGCTTGGTCGGCCAGATCGCGGAGATCGCGGGGCGGTCGATGCCCGGCAGCGTGCGCAGGCAGAACCGGGCCATCGCCATCAGCGCGCCGGTATTGCCGGCCGAGATCGCGACATCGGCCTCGCCCCGCTTGACGGCATCGATCGCCATCCACATCGAGGAGGTCTTGCGGCCGCGCCGCAAGGCTTGGCTCGGCTTGTCGTCCATGCCGACGGCGACGTCGGTATGGATGATCTTCGACGCGGCCTTGAGCGCAGGATGCTTCTCGACCTCGGGCTCGATCCTGGCGCGATCGCCGACCAGCAGGAACTCGGTGTCGCGATGCCTCTGAAGCGAGATGGCGGCGCCCGGGATGACCACGGCGGGGCCGACATCGCCTCCCATGGCGTCCAGCGCGATGCGAACCTTGCTTGGCATAGAAGTCCTGGAAACCTGGTCTGGTGCGGTCTTGCACGAGCGGGGCCGCAAAATGTGTTCGCCACGGACATGGCGACCGGCCAAGCGCCACGCCGCACCCGGACCGGGGCGCGACAATAGCGTTTTGTTACCCCGAAACAACCTCTTGCCCCCAGCCTTTTGCTTTCCGCGCGACCCGCGCCGCGAATCCCAGAATTTGCAGAAAACACATTGAAATCAGTCGGATAACGAGGTCTTTCAAACCATCCCGGCAAATGCCTCGCACGTGCCAGCAAGGCGCTACACTCAAGGAAATGCCCCGTTACCGGTCCTTCTTGTTGTCCTGAAGGGCCTTCAGCGCGGCGAATGGATGGTCTTCCGGATCGGGGGCGGTGACCTCCGCCTCGAACACGGCTCCCTCCTTCCGCGGATAGGGATCGATCGCCAGGAACAGGGCGTCGGTGGCGAGCCGGCCGAGGTCGATGATGCCGCCTACGATCGCCTCCGGGGGATCCGCAACCTCAGGCGGTGCCTCATCGTCCTGCCCCTCCTCGATCAGGTCGGCCAGGCGCCGTGCCTCGGCCTCGGGGGCGAACATCAGGTCCACCTCCTCCTCGATCTCGCTCTCTATCGGATCCAGCGTGACCACGCAGGTCTGGCCGACCGTGGCCCGAACGGTGCCGGTCACCTGGACCCGGCCGCCGCTCCTGGGCACCACATCGAAGTCGGCTTCAGCGGACAGGATCTCTCGCAGGCCTGCGACCTCCGCCATGGCCTGCCGCTCGGCAGCCGAGGCCTTGAGCTGGCGATGCAGCCCCGTGTCGGGGATTTGCGCGACGATGACAGGCGCCCGCCAGGGATCGGGCTCGGATCCAGTCGTTGGTCGGCTCATGGCGTGACATCCTCAGGGAGCGCTGGAGGAAACCTGAATGAGGCCCGCAGCAGCGCAGCCTTGTCGGTCTGGCCGAGATCGGCCTCGGTGGCCCGGGCATAGGCCGCCAGCCGCTGCGCCCGATCCAGGCTGGTCCCGTTCAAGATATTCTTGCAGATCGCCTCCGCCAGTGCTTCGCCGCCGCTTTCCATGGCCTGGTCATAGGCCTGGACGCGGCCATAAAAGGCCTCGCCGAAGGCCCGCATCCGCTTGGGCACGCTCTGATCGCCTACCCCCATCTCGCGCAGATTGTCGTCCATGTCCTCGCAGAAGCGATCGAACAGCGCCTGCGATAGTTCACTGGCACCTCCAGTGGCGCCCTGAGCCATACGCAGGCGCCGCAGCACCAGCCACAGATGCAGCAGCAACAGGTCGAAACGCCCGTTAACCGTGTCGGGCACGCCCAAGTCGCGGTAAAATATGGGTTCTCGCGCCTGCGTCACGATCATGCCATAGATGGCTTCAATGGTGCCCGCCGGGGTTCGCCGGGGTTTCCTGAAGTGATTGAACGGCCAAAGCATTGTGGTTTCCGCAAGCGGGCGCGCGCGTGTTGCATTAAGACGCCCAGCCCGGTACTTCAGCGCCTCGCGCGACGCAAGGGGACGGAATCAGTTCCGCTATGACGACAACGAACCAGACCAGCCTGCGCGCAGACAAGTGGCGCGGCCTTCATGCATGCTGGCGCAGCCTGCGCATGCTCACGGCCGCGGCCGTGGTCGGCGCAGCTCTTGCGGGCTGCACCGGCGAGCAATTCCAGAAGGGCTACATCCTGCCGCCCGGCGCGCTGGAGCAGATTCCGATCGGCGCGAGCCAGGACCAGGTGCTGATTGTGATGGGCACCCCCTCGACCGTCGCGACCCTCGACGGCGAAGTGTTCTATTACATCTCGCAGCGCTCGGAGCGCATGGTTGCTTTCATGAACCAGAAGGTAATCGACCAGCGCGTGATCGCGATCTATTTCGACAAGAACCGGCGCGTGCGACGCCTCGCGAATTACGGCCTGCAGGACGGCAAGATCTTCGACTTCATCAGCCGCACCACGCCGACGTCTGGTCAGGAGATGAGCTACCTCGCGCCGCTGTTCAAGCTGCTCAGCTTCAACTGAGTCTGCAGCCCGCTCCAATTCCGCTGGAAGGTAAATCGGCGTTCGCCTGCGGCGTCGTGCCGCCCTGCGCACGGCCTTTGACGTCGCGTGCGACTTGCCGTCGCAAGCTCGGTTCCCTACGCTCCCTGCAAAGCAAGAAGCAGGGAGGGATTCGTGCCCCAGAAATTACAGAACGCTGACCTTCGGAACGCTAAACTCCAGAACACTTTGTTGTCCCGCCGAGTTGTGCTCACCGGCGCTGCCGGTCTCACGGCCGCAGCGATCCTGCCGCGATCGAGCCTCGCCGACTGGAAACCGACCGAGACCGTTCGTCTCATCGTGCCGGCCGCGGCCGGCGGGTCGACCGACGTCATGGGCCGGCTCCTAGCCGCGCATCTGCAGACCGCCTGGGGCCAGTCGGCCGTGGTGGAAAACCGCTCTGGCGGCGGCGGCACCATCGGCACGGCCGAGGCGGTCCGCGCCAAGCCCGATGGCCACACCATCCTGATCGGCAATCCGGGCCCGAATGCGATCGCCTACAGCATCTTCAAGAATCTCACCTACAAGCCGGACCAGCTTCAGCCGGTCTCCAACATGATCCGGATCCCGAACATCGTGTCGGCGCATCCGAAGACAGGTATCAAATCGATTCCCGAGCTGATCGCGTACCTGAAGGCCAATCCGGACAAGCTCAGCTACGCCTCCTCCGGCGTCGGCCAGAGTCCTCACCTCACCGGCGCCTGGTTCCTCCAGCTCACCGGACTGAAGATGACCCACATTCCGTTCCGCGGCGCCGGTCCCGCGCTCCAGGCCGCGCTTGCCGGTGATATCCAGATCCTGTTCGACAATCTCTATCCGAGCCTGCCGCAGGTGCAGAACGGCACGCTCAACGGTCTGTGCGTCACCACGACCGAGCGCAGCGACCTCGCGCCGAACCTGCCGACCATGCGCGAGAGCGCGCCGGAGCTGGCGAGTTTCGACATCTCGTCCTGGTTCTCGGTGTTCCTGCCCAAGGGCGTCTCGCCCGAGGTGCTGAACGCGCTCAATCTTCAGGTCAAGGCGATGCTCGAGCGCGACGACGTCAAGAAGCAGATCGCCGCCATGGGCGCCCGCGCCGACTACGGCACGCCGGAGCAGTTCGCCGCCTTCGTGGACGCCGAGACGAAGAAGTTCGCCGGCATCATCCAGAAGGAAGGGCTGCAGATGGATGTGCAGTGACGCGCAGCGTCATTCCGGGGCGGCTCGAAAGAGCCGAACCCGGAATCTCGAGATTCCCCGGTGCGCAATTGCGCACCTGAGGTTCGGTCCTTCGGACCGCCCCGGAATGACGGCGAGAAACAAAAACCCCGCGGCTCGCGCCGCGGGGTTTTCTCTTGTCACGTGTGCGCCGATCAGTGCGCCAGGATCGCCAGCAGCAGCAAGGCCACGATGTTGGTGATCTTGATCATCGGGTTCACCGCAGGTCCCGCCGTGTCCTTGTAGGGATCGCCGACGGTGTCGCCGGTCACCGCCGACTTGTGGGCATCAGAACCCTTGCCGCCGAAATGACCGTCCTCGATGTACTTCTTGGCGTTGTCCCAGGCGCCGCCGCCCGAGGTCATCGAGATCGCGACGAACAGGCCCGTCACGATGACGCCGAGCAGCATGGCGCCGACCGCAGAGAACGCCG encodes the following:
- a CDS encoding beta-ketoacyl-ACP synthase III, which translates into the protein MTQIRSVVLGCGSYLPEQVVTNAQLAARIDTSDEWIVQRTGIRERHIAAEGEFTSHLALKAAQAALNDAGVNAQSIDLIVLATSTPDNTFPATAVAVQNGLGINHGAAFDLQAVCSGFVFALATADNFLRTGAFKRALVIGAETFSRILDWNDRGTCVLFGDGAGAVVLEAQEQPGNAATDRGVVTTHLRSDGRHKAKLFVDGGPSSTQTVGHLRMEGREVFKHAVGMITDVIVDAFQATGLNADSIDWFVPHQANKRIIDASAHKLHIAPEKVVLTVDRHGNTSAASIPLALSVARKDGRIKKGDMVLLEAMGGGFTWGSALVRW
- a CDS encoding SDR family NAD(P)-dependent oxidoreductase; translation: MKDFAGKIAVITGGGTGMGRELARQLVAEGCNVAMCDVSEAAMAETRRLCETEKLPQGLRVTTHVADVAIEDHLKRFRDELAEQQKTDKIHLLFNNAGIGGGGSLFTNTREQWERTFNICWGGVYLGVRTFLPMLVAADEAHIVNTASVNGFWASIGMNQAHTAYSSAKFAVKGFTEALINDLRLHAPHVKCSVVMPGHIGTSIVSNSRKVQSADGSERLNADEVALTRKRMVAAGVPDADKMSDEDIQAAFAERARSFLEDAPTTAAQAAKIILDGVKAERWRILVGEDAKRLDERVRTTPEQAYDRAFYESFAQEVGWRLG
- a CDS encoding MarR family winged helix-turn-helix transcriptional regulator → MSATRKEGARLRSIGNLDIIRRFTWEISSINMYLEELRQFWAKTLGISGPQWLILMAISDLDKDDGVPVNVVSKLLHVDPSFVTTQSKLLEKKGLLRRRPSPTDARVVRLSLVEKTQKHIASLNEQYKTIREFVFQEFDEDELTEFTAKLATLKNRLEKACVRISLDF
- a CDS encoding alpha/beta fold hydrolase yields the protein MSVARLVSAFQFCPGGCVFGARAPRDPAPSLQSRAFNLLLRLLPYKQQLASAEAVQAHVQKLALQPASFEPKGLGRDVEATLTKMGGWPVYYTAPSSGHEGCNYVMFLHGGGYINEIVPAHWRFIGQMTRKARVCCVVPIYPLAPRATAKDVVPATGELLRMLLEDAEPAKVTVVGNSAGAGLALAACQWLRDRGHRQPNRLVLISPAADASVGRPEQIEIAKRDPIQDIPGIVEAGRLYAGALDIGHPFVSPLNGAFRFLAPMTIFSGTRDLLYPDSVDLAERARAVGVPVELHLMRDQPHNYALMPTPEGRRARAIILRAVG
- a CDS encoding integration host factor subunit alpha; translation: MTDQSKTVTRVDLCEAVYQKVGLSRTESSAFVELVLKEITDCLEKGETVKLSSFGSFMVRKKGQRIGRNPKTGTEVPISPRRVMVFKPSAILKQRINAQHRTNGDASKAQQEA
- a CDS encoding alpha/beta hydrolase family protein; translation: MMPACLSDDWILCPEREDISAEFTRLLTAAQEGGATIAECLMIARQLKRGDDRSWHREWKRLAQANRQRAEAAFAEGHMASAQRNWLRAMNYYGAAAMPLEQDDERRWVAVLAMQECARRYLSARSPAGEVVRIPWLEGHALQGYFLPAASGRAPTVICIGEPGHRKEEFLFKLVPHARERGFSMLALDLFGDQRDDYIDALLRRSDLESAIPSVMDYLETRSDVDFARVGIIADGWGSSFVARAVLQEPRLAAAVCDGGLWDLHERAFFASRFALSDVSIVPVPHAPLMASSAECPVLITLGEDGWLKADRARQIVQSSRLVSSEIELKVFTAAETGAAQAHADNPSLANEYIFDWLESRLGAGNLRI
- a CDS encoding TetR/AcrR family transcriptional regulator: MDALVEATARILVKEGFEKASTNRIAEVAGVSVGSLYQYFPSKEALVAAVIDRHNEEIMAIVRTTLREVADLPIEKAVRKLVTVAIDAHRISPKLHRVLAEQIPRTGQLKDVEAFNREVQTLVRTYLESRRKEMRKIDLDVATFICVSAIESVAHNTVLHGAEMLSEKMVKVLVEETTRMVVGYLR
- a CDS encoding MerR family transcriptional regulator is translated as MDKAPDAFRTISEVAQELDIPQHVLRFWETRFSQIKPMKRSGGRRYYRPDDVDLLKGIRRLLYGEGYTIRGVQRILKEHGVKSVQGLADSAAAVSFGAIEDAIGASLMEPGDEEAPIKGVTDADDDDYQGDEEEGIDFRFTEIDDEDILTTFRKGGAAAAPAGPSAIDRERLGRALADLVACREMLDQALKDG